The Mytilus galloprovincialis chromosome 7, xbMytGall1.hap1.1, whole genome shotgun sequence genome has a window encoding:
- the LOC143081932 gene encoding uncharacterized protein LOC143081932 has product MEKGYTADSWLSFIIGSLLYYDFSEELTLEEKVNKLIRAIQQNLSEQNKANTGAIQQDLSEQNKTNTGEIQQDLSEQNKTNTGATQQDLSKQNKTNTEAIQQSLREQNKTNTGAIHQDLIEQNQTNTGATQRDLSEQNKTNTGEIHQELSELNKTNTYATQQDMSEQNKTNTVAIQQHLSEQNKTNTGAIQQDLSEQNKTNIREIHQELSEQNQTNTEAMQQELGEQNKTNTGAIQQDLSEQNQTNTGEIQQELGEQNKKDTEVLQNQQPLRKNSFKPSEIPDLQTCLCYFCIRMLFLLLLIGLSCLYLSSKVCCYKECRVCIVKPCVEILW; this is encoded by the exons ATGGAAAAAGGTTACACGGCTGATAGCTGGTTAAGTTTTATAATTGGCTCCCTGCTCTATTATGATTTTAGTGAGGAATTAACCCTGGAGgaaaaagtaaacaaattaatCAGAGCTATACAGCAAAACCTGAGCGAACAAAATAAGGCAAACACAGGAGCAATACAGCAGGATCTGAGCGAACAAAATAAGACAAACACAGGAGAAATACAGCAAGATCTGAGCGAACAAAATAAGACAAACACAGGAGCAACACAGCAAGATCTGAGCAAACAAAATAAGACAAACACAGAAGCAATACAGCAAAGTCTGCGCGAACAAAATAAGACAAACACAGGAGCAATACATCAAGATCTGATCGAACAAAATCAGACAAACACAGGAGCAACACAGCGGGATCTGAGCGAACAAAATAAGACAAACACAGGAGAAATACACCAAGAACTGAGCGAACTAAATAAGACAAACACATATGCAACACAGCAAGATATGAGCGAACAAAATAAGACAAACACAGTAGCAATACAGCAACATCTGAGCGAACAAAATAAGACAAACACAGGAGCAATACAGCAGGATCTGAGCGAACAAAATAAGACAAACATAAGAGAAATACACCAAGAACTGAGCGAACAAAATCAGACAAACACAGAAGCAATGCAGCAAGAACTTGGCGAACAAAATAAGACAAACACAGGAGCAATACAGCAAGATCTGAGCGAACAAAATCAGACAAACACCGGAGAAATACAACAAGAACTGGGCGAACAAAATAAGAAAGACACAGAG GTTCTACAGAATCAACAACCTCTGCGCAAAAACAGTTTCAAGCCTTCAGAGATACCAGATCTACAGACATGCCTTTGTTATTTTTGTATCCGTATGCTGTTCCTGTTACTGTTAATTGGCCTTTCTTGCCTTTATTTGTCAAGTAAAGTATGTTGCTACAAAGAATGTAGAGTTTGTATTGTAAAACCGTGTGTAGAAATACTATGGTAA